From Micromonospora echinospora, one genomic window encodes:
- a CDS encoding NUDIX domain-containing protein: MTANKMPPMATPRVASGALFLDGEGRVLLVRPTYKEHWEIPGGYVEPGESPRSACNREIEEELGFKIEVGQMLVVDWAPAEHEGDKLLFIFDANTAATVREQDICFSDGELREWRYVSTEDLENFVPHRLARRVRTAVIASEQRKAAYAEHGIATE, encoded by the coding sequence GTGACGGCCAACAAGATGCCTCCCATGGCAACCCCACGCGTCGCATCGGGTGCCCTCTTTCTGGACGGGGAAGGCAGGGTACTCCTCGTTCGCCCCACGTATAAAGAACACTGGGAGATTCCCGGCGGCTACGTCGAGCCTGGCGAATCTCCCCGTAGCGCATGCAACAGGGAAATCGAAGAGGAGTTGGGTTTCAAGATCGAGGTCGGCCAGATGCTGGTTGTCGATTGGGCACCGGCTGAGCACGAGGGCGACAAGCTGCTATTCATCTTTGACGCTAACACTGCCGCCACCGTTCGAGAGCAGGATATCTGCTTCTCGGACGGGGAACTGAGAGAATGGCGCTACGTATCCACCGAAGACCTAGAGAACTTCGTGCCACACCGACTCGCCCGGCGCGTACGCACAGCCGTTATAGCGAGCGAGCAACGCAAAGCCGCCTACGCAGAGCACGGCATTGCTACCGAATAA
- a CDS encoding helix-turn-helix domain-containing protein, protein MRGMGNSLTIGERVAWYRRRRGLSQEVLAGLIGRTADWLGKVENNRIELDRLSVIKSLADVLDVSLGDLLGEPTVLDWTAESGTATVPALRAALMSYHAITPLPGRHDTDPPTTAALRQEVGELWTAYQNSRFGYVTGRLPELLRRAQAAADGHGGEDQDHARRLIGLTYQLAATQLTKLGETDLAWLAADRGLAAVRPTGDPVATGSLFRSVGHALHSTGRYTEAVRLTKDAAAFLQPHLAQPTPALLSVYGTLFLSGAMAAARANDPGTTRAFLAEADTAATRLGEDANHLWTAFGPTNVAIHRVATAAELGDLQVAIDLGPRVDTTALPMERRVRHALEVARAYSSWNRVDAAQAVLFDAERMAPEQVHHHFLSRQLALTWIRRQRGKPSTQLVGLARRLKVLD, encoded by the coding sequence ATGCGCGGAATGGGCAACAGCCTCACCATCGGGGAACGCGTCGCCTGGTACCGCAGGCGACGAGGGCTCTCCCAGGAAGTCCTTGCCGGGCTTATCGGCCGTACCGCCGACTGGCTGGGCAAAGTCGAGAACAACCGCATCGAACTCGACCGGCTCAGCGTCATCAAGTCCCTCGCCGACGTCCTCGACGTATCCCTCGGCGACCTGCTCGGCGAACCCACCGTCCTCGACTGGACCGCCGAGAGCGGCACCGCCACCGTCCCCGCTCTTCGCGCCGCCCTGATGAGCTACCACGCCATCACGCCACTGCCCGGCCGCCACGACACCGACCCACCCACCACCGCCGCACTCCGGCAAGAGGTAGGCGAGCTGTGGACGGCCTACCAAAACTCCCGATTCGGGTACGTCACCGGACGCCTCCCCGAACTACTGCGCCGCGCCCAAGCCGCCGCAGACGGCCACGGCGGCGAGGACCAGGACCACGCCCGCCGGCTAATCGGCCTGACGTACCAACTCGCCGCCACCCAGCTCACCAAGCTCGGCGAAACCGACCTCGCGTGGTTGGCAGCAGACCGCGGCCTCGCCGCCGTACGCCCCACCGGCGACCCGGTCGCCACTGGCTCCCTTTTCCGGTCCGTCGGCCACGCCCTGCACTCCACCGGCCGCTACACCGAAGCCGTACGCCTCACAAAGGACGCCGCCGCCTTCCTGCAACCCCACCTCGCCCAGCCGACGCCGGCCCTGCTCTCCGTCTACGGGACGCTCTTCCTGTCCGGCGCGATGGCAGCCGCCCGCGCCAACGACCCCGGCACCACCCGCGCCTTCCTCGCCGAAGCCGACACGGCGGCTACGCGGCTCGGCGAGGACGCCAACCACCTCTGGACCGCGTTCGGCCCGACCAACGTCGCCATCCACCGGGTAGCCACCGCCGCCGAACTCGGCGACCTCCAAGTCGCCATCGACCTCGGCCCCCGCGTCGACACCACCGCCCTACCCATGGAACGCCGCGTACGGCACGCCCTCGAAGTCGCCCGCGCCTACAGCTCTTGGAACCGGGTCGACGCCGCGCAAGCCGTCCTGTTCGACGCCGAACGGATGGCTCCCGAACAGGTACACCACCACTTCCTCAGCCGACAACTCGCCCTCACCTGGATCCGCCGCCAACGCGGCAAGCCCTCCACCCAACTCGTCGGGCTGGCTCGCCGGCTCAAGGTGCTCGACTGA
- a CDS encoding CPCC family cysteine-rich protein, giving the protein MTPSRQRPVADVSRGPQDAACACPCCGYLTLGERGGYEICDVCFWEDDGQDDHDAAHVRGGPNRNLSLLDARRNFAKYGASDPKDLKHVRPPRPDEHP; this is encoded by the coding sequence GTGACCCCGAGCCGTCAACGACCGGTCGCCGACGTCAGCCGAGGGCCGCAAGACGCCGCGTGCGCGTGCCCGTGCTGCGGCTACCTGACCCTGGGCGAGCGCGGCGGCTACGAGATCTGCGACGTGTGCTTCTGGGAGGACGACGGCCAGGACGACCACGACGCCGCGCACGTACGAGGTGGACCGAACCGGAACCTCAGCCTGCTCGACGCCCGCCGCAACTTCGCCAAGTACGGGGCCAGCGACCCGAAGGACCTCAAGCACGTGCGACCGCCCAGGCCTGACGAACACCCCTGA
- a CDS encoding alpha/beta hydrolase, producing the protein MTLVVPFHSLPVDQSDVRYAHGPDSYRQPDVPVGQTIEFGWDHSAVYPGTSRKFWVHLPAQYDPSEPASLIVFLDGRWYLDPEGEVRGAIVLDNLIHRGDIPVTIGLFVAPGILAGTENPKNRNVEYDASDDRLATFLLAEIIPHVMQRYSITDDADQWGICGGSSGGNGAFTAAWLRPDKFRRVMCCLSSFVQMPDGNPYPEMIPSVARKPLRIFMQAGHRDLHWNEPQRNWLANNLRVAAALAEAGYDFRLVLGDGGHSPNHGGVLLPDALRWLWRPTGT; encoded by the coding sequence GTGACCCTAGTGGTGCCGTTCCATTCCCTTCCCGTAGACCAGTCGGACGTTCGCTATGCCCACGGCCCAGATTCGTACCGGCAGCCGGACGTGCCCGTTGGTCAGACCATCGAGTTCGGCTGGGACCACAGCGCCGTCTATCCGGGCACCTCTCGGAAGTTCTGGGTCCACCTGCCCGCTCAATACGACCCGTCGGAGCCCGCGTCGCTGATCGTGTTCCTAGACGGACGGTGGTACCTCGATCCGGAGGGAGAAGTCCGGGGCGCGATAGTCCTGGACAACCTCATCCACCGCGGTGACATCCCGGTCACCATCGGCCTGTTCGTCGCCCCCGGCATCCTTGCAGGCACCGAGAACCCCAAGAACCGCAACGTCGAGTACGATGCGTCCGACGATCGCCTAGCCACTTTCCTGTTGGCCGAGATCATCCCGCATGTCATGCAGCGCTACTCGATCACCGATGACGCGGACCAGTGGGGCATCTGTGGAGGCAGCAGCGGCGGCAACGGCGCATTCACTGCCGCGTGGCTCCGCCCAGACAAGTTCCGTCGCGTGATGTGCTGCCTGTCCAGCTTCGTGCAGATGCCCGACGGAAACCCCTACCCTGAGATGATCCCCAGCGTTGCCCGCAAGCCGCTACGCATCTTCATGCAGGCAGGTCACCGAGATCTGCATTGGAACGAGCCGCAACGGAACTGGCTCGCCAACAACCTGCGCGTCGCCGCAGCTCTGGCCGAAGCCGGCTATGACTTCCGGCTCGTGCTCGGCGATGGCGGCCACAGCCCTAACCACGGCGGCGTCCTCCTGCCGGACGCGCTGCGCTGGCTGTGGCGACCCACCGGCACCTGA
- a CDS encoding class I SAM-dependent methyltransferase encodes MGNDDERDLVRRGYDALSHHYRSDDADDGQYAPWLADLHRRLPASAAVLDLGCGCGVPVARFLAAAGHRVTGVDISDVQVERARRLVPTGTFLRADATRLDLPPASFDAVVCLYSLIHMPLADQPQLIARIATWLRPGGWLLATVGNTAWTGTEDNWLDGPATMWWSHADASTYRSWLRQAKLTITTEDFVPEGSSGHALFWAQRPQQS; translated from the coding sequence ATGGGCAACGACGACGAACGTGACCTGGTCCGACGCGGGTACGACGCACTCTCCCACCACTACCGGTCGGACGACGCCGATGACGGTCAGTACGCCCCCTGGCTCGCCGACCTGCACCGACGCCTACCGGCCTCGGCGGCGGTCCTCGACCTCGGGTGCGGCTGCGGTGTGCCGGTAGCTCGCTTCCTCGCCGCCGCCGGGCACCGCGTCACCGGCGTCGACATCAGCGACGTCCAGGTCGAGCGGGCACGCCGTCTGGTGCCCACCGGCACGTTCCTGCGCGCGGACGCCACCCGGCTCGACCTGCCGCCGGCCTCGTTCGACGCCGTGGTCTGCCTCTACTCCCTCATCCACATGCCCCTGGCCGACCAACCACAGCTCATCGCCCGGATCGCCACCTGGCTGCGCCCAGGAGGCTGGCTGCTGGCCACCGTCGGCAACACCGCCTGGACCGGCACCGAGGACAACTGGCTCGACGGCCCCGCCACCATGTGGTGGAGTCACGCCGACGCCTCCACCTACCGCTCATGGTTGCGACAGGCGAAATTGACGATCACCACGGAGGACTTCGTCCCGGAAGGGTCCAGCGGACATGCTCTCTTCTGGGCTCAGCGCCCACAGCAGAGCTGA
- a CDS encoding lipoprotein, translated as MTIRTYGGRTVSVVALVAATLALTGCGQDDAADPKAAPGTTAQSTNPPAVPEGARVGAPGSACDMPVTFALAESWKPKAVTVAPDNPLAELARRGPLTMVCEIDAKPAGNIGFLRVWTGEGDRLRPSLEAFIGADAHEPTYTELRVGDRPALEVAYQEKSQLDDTMEPERVFAVQTPQGIVAVSLDSFGSDEHTAMLPAYELAKSSLRHRDS; from the coding sequence GTGACAATCCGAACGTACGGTGGCCGGACCGTGTCCGTCGTCGCCCTGGTCGCCGCGACACTCGCCCTGACCGGCTGCGGGCAGGACGACGCGGCGGACCCGAAGGCCGCGCCGGGCACGACGGCGCAGTCCACGAACCCACCCGCGGTGCCGGAGGGAGCTCGCGTCGGTGCGCCGGGCAGCGCCTGCGACATGCCCGTCACCTTCGCGCTCGCGGAGTCGTGGAAGCCGAAGGCGGTCACCGTCGCGCCGGACAATCCACTGGCGGAACTCGCGCGCCGAGGCCCGCTCACGATGGTGTGCGAGATCGACGCCAAGCCCGCCGGCAACATCGGCTTCCTGCGGGTGTGGACCGGAGAGGGGGACAGGCTGCGGCCGAGCCTGGAAGCCTTCATCGGTGCGGACGCCCACGAGCCGACCTACACCGAACTGCGAGTCGGCGACCGCCCCGCGCTGGAGGTCGCCTACCAGGAGAAGAGCCAGCTCGACGACACGATGGAACCGGAACGGGTGTTCGCCGTCCAGACCCCGCAGGGCATCGTCGCCGTCTCCCTCGACAGCTTCGGCAGCGACGAGCACACGGCCATGCTGCCCGCCTACGAGCTCGCGAAGAGCAGCCTGCGGCACCGGGACTCGTAG